One stretch of Halobaculum marinum DNA includes these proteins:
- a CDS encoding polyprenyl synthetase family protein has protein sequence MEYLERRVAMANERLAEVTGAVEPSELGDEIEHVALAGGKRVRPTVTLLSCEAAGGDPEDAVDFAVGVELVHNASLVIDDIIDRSDVRRGTPSAWAEFGYGPAIVASDGMLGEAFHLFSTNEQAMQVVAEAMVELGEGEATELVAKPTNEAEYMTLARRKTGALFRAAAELGAVAAGADGFTIESFGEYAERVGVAFQIRDDVLDATADADELGKPTGVDEAVDRPSLLQVTDLTPAEADQRARDQADAALEALETAGIGESDARGYLRDLAEFVVVRER, from the coding sequence ATGGAGTATCTGGAGCGTCGGGTCGCGATGGCCAACGAGCGCCTCGCCGAGGTGACGGGTGCGGTCGAGCCGTCGGAACTCGGCGACGAGATCGAACACGTCGCGCTCGCGGGCGGCAAGCGCGTCCGCCCGACCGTGACGCTCCTCTCGTGTGAGGCCGCCGGCGGCGACCCCGAGGACGCGGTCGACTTCGCCGTCGGCGTCGAACTCGTCCACAACGCGTCGCTGGTGATCGACGACATCATCGACCGCTCGGACGTCCGCCGCGGCACGCCGAGCGCGTGGGCCGAGTTCGGCTACGGCCCCGCTATCGTCGCCTCCGACGGGATGCTCGGCGAGGCGTTCCACCTGTTCTCGACGAACGAGCAGGCGATGCAGGTCGTCGCCGAGGCGATGGTGGAGCTGGGCGAGGGCGAGGCGACCGAGTTGGTCGCCAAGCCGACGAACGAGGCGGAGTACATGACGCTGGCGCGCCGCAAGACGGGCGCGCTGTTTCGCGCCGCCGCCGAGTTGGGGGCCGTCGCCGCGGGCGCCGACGGCTTCACGATCGAGTCGTTCGGCGAGTACGCAGAGCGGGTCGGCGTCGCCTTCCAGATTCGCGACGACGTGCTCGACGCGACCGCCGACGCCGACGAGTTGGGGAAGCCGACCGGCGTCGACGAGGCCGTCGACCGACCCTCGCTGTTGCAGGTGACGGATCTCACACCCGCGGAGGCCGACCAGCGCGCCCGCGATCAGGCGGACGCCGCGCTGGAGGCGCTGGAGACCGCCGGAATCGGCGAGTCGGATGCGCGTGGGTACCTCCGGGATCTGGCGGAGTTCGTCGTCGTGCGGGAGCGATAG
- a CDS encoding PRC-barrel domain containing protein: protein MDRNHVTEEDEGKAVVDSVGQKIGMVTEVKDGTAYVDADLGLTDSVRSKLGWGSADEDDYMLDENRIHTITDDEVRLKDSF from the coding sequence ATGGACCGAAACCACGTTACAGAAGAAGACGAGGGGAAAGCAGTGGTCGACTCCGTCGGCCAGAAGATCGGAATGGTCACGGAAGTGAAAGACGGAACCGCGTACGTAGACGCCGACCTGGGACTCACCGACTCGGTCCGATCGAAACTCGGCTGGGGTTCCGCTGACGAAGACGACTACATGCTCGACGAGAACCGGATTCACACCATCACCGACGACGAAGTTCGACTCAAGGACAGTTTCTGA
- a CDS encoding HU family DNA-binding protein, which yields MTTGTATEERLSRRTLLRRGAVLSTAAGLALATTTGVGAATSKPELIEKMASEAGLSAGDAGRVLDGLTAVTTRALAAGDSVALPAFGAFVVRKRPGRRSRGQSDDSPVAFGPCPELAAALDLTPGRHDERRAAAAYRCGDADVVVDADMIVREVGKRRDSGLSKADAKRGLDAFVTVATRTLAAGEDVSLGGFGTFSISKRSARTGRNPQTGKEIKIAAKNVVKFKAGAELSKAVN from the coding sequence GTGACTACTGGGACTGCGACAGAAGAACGACTCTCGCGACGAACGCTGCTCCGCCGGGGCGCCGTCCTCTCGACCGCCGCGGGACTGGCGCTGGCCACCACGACGGGTGTCGGAGCAGCGACGAGTAAGCCGGAGTTGATCGAGAAGATGGCGAGCGAAGCGGGCCTGTCGGCGGGCGACGCCGGACGGGTTCTCGACGGGCTCACAGCGGTGACGACGCGGGCGCTGGCGGCGGGCGACTCCGTCGCGCTGCCCGCGTTCGGCGCGTTCGTCGTGCGGAAGCGCCCGGGCCGTCGGAGCCGGGGGCAGTCTGACGACTCCCCGGTCGCCTTCGGTCCGTGCCCGGAGCTCGCGGCCGCGCTGGACCTGACGCCCGGACGGCACGACGAGCGCCGCGCCGCGGCGGCCTACCGCTGCGGCGACGCCGATGTCGTAGTCGACGCGGACATGATCGTCCGCGAAGTCGGGAAGAGGCGCGACAGCGGCCTGTCGAAGGCCGACGCGAAGCGGGGGCTCGACGCGTTCGTCACCGTGGCGACGCGCACGCTGGCCGCGGGCGAAGACGTCTCGCTCGGTGGGTTCGGGACGTTCAGCATCTCGAAGCGCTCGGCCCGCACCGGGCGCAACCCGCAGACGGGGAAAGAGATCAAGATCGCCGCGAAGAACGTCGTGAAGTTCAAAGCCGGCGCCGAGTTGTCCAAGGCGGTCAACTGA
- a CDS encoding sensor histidine kinase yields MSAEPPRATIQLLVAERGNRRALASILGSYYDVTDETDIAQADPDLILVDDSSFPANRVAIAAHKRATAPVLCPVLLVRRELSSVSVTLPDPVTAEPPMLVNEVTAAPVDRQSLLHTVANLLTQRRQTISLREQAMRMERFSRTLRHELRNPLNILTGYLRRARETGEVEAFDKCTDALDRMNRMIDEALLLIETDRDRIDTTRLSLAAQAEESWGAVSDRGATLRTPADVTVVADEFRLKQLLENLFRNAVEHGAGDATVTVGPLADGFHVSDDGSGIPVDRREVVLEEGYTTARSSSGLGLAVVSAVAAAHDWDLTVTESADGGARFEFRGVDTE; encoded by the coding sequence ATGAGCGCCGAACCGCCCCGGGCGACGATCCAACTGTTGGTGGCCGAACGGGGGAACCGCCGCGCGCTGGCGTCGATCCTCGGGTCGTACTACGACGTGACCGACGAGACGGACATCGCGCAAGCCGACCCCGACCTGATCCTCGTCGACGACAGTTCCTTTCCGGCCAACCGGGTCGCGATCGCCGCCCACAAACGGGCCACGGCGCCGGTGCTGTGTCCCGTGTTGCTCGTCCGCCGAGAGCTCTCGTCGGTCTCCGTGACGCTCCCCGACCCGGTCACGGCAGAACCGCCGATGCTCGTCAACGAGGTGACCGCCGCCCCGGTCGACCGGCAGTCGCTGCTCCACACCGTCGCGAACCTCCTGACCCAGCGGCGACAGACGATCAGCCTCCGCGAGCAGGCGATGCGGATGGAACGCTTCTCGCGGACGCTCCGACACGAACTGCGGAACCCGCTCAACATCCTCACCGGCTACCTCAGGCGGGCCCGCGAAACCGGCGAGGTGGAGGCGTTCGACAAGTGCACCGACGCGCTCGACCGGATGAACCGGATGATCGACGAGGCGCTGCTGTTGATCGAGACCGACCGCGATCGGATCGACACGACCCGACTCTCTTTGGCCGCGCAGGCCGAGGAGAGTTGGGGCGCCGTTTCCGACCGGGGAGCGACCCTCCGAACGCCGGCGGACGTCACCGTGGTCGCCGACGAGTTCCGGTTGAAACAGCTCTTGGAGAACCTCTTTCGGAACGCGGTCGAACACGGCGCCGGCGACGCCACGGTGACGGTCGGCCCGCTGGCGGACGGCTTCCACGTGTCCGACGACGGCTCCGGGATCCCGGTAGACCGACGGGAAGTGGTCCTCGAGGAGGGGTACACGACAGCCAGGTCGAGTTCGGGGCTCGGGCTCGCCGTCGTCTCGGCGGTCGCGGCCGCCCACGACTGGGACCTCACGGTCACCGAGTCGGCCGACGGCGGCGCCCGGTTCGAGTTCAGGGGCGTCGACACCGAGTGA
- a CDS encoding ATPase domain-containing protein, with protein MGDPASFETVSSGVDGLDTLLNGGFVGSRMYLVLGAPGTGKTTLGMEFLVEGLDNDERVLFVHGEESRENLLTNAAAFGLDLSEADFLDVGPESEFFKRSQTYDIAQPVDVDEFSMIADMREAIERLDPDRILIDPITQLQYIEPTEYQFRRRIIAFMRFLKGRGTTVVATKTASDQMEDQLMSLSDGVISLETGVEGGRISVPKHRGVGQQDGTHGMEIREAGIDVYPALVPGDHSRTFDPEPLSSGEPNLDKLLAGGLEEGTVTILSGPSGVGKSTTATAFLASVAADGGDALAYLFEESLALFSYRAESFGIPIESLRESGRLTIDTIEPLKQSPEEFGRLVRTQVEARDPTLVVIDGIEGYRTAIKGDEEAIDLRRKLHALTRFLTNMNVSVILIDERSEVMGLPRPTSANLSYLADNIVFQNFFEHKGELRRAVGVLKKRVGPFETRLREFEIGGDGLSVGEPIQDMQGVLEGSLQVDDASDHGAK; from the coding sequence ATGGGTGATCCAGCGTCGTTCGAGACCGTTTCGTCGGGTGTTGATGGGTTGGACACGCTGTTGAACGGCGGGTTCGTCGGCAGTCGGATGTATCTGGTTCTCGGGGCGCCGGGGACCGGGAAGACGACGCTCGGGATGGAGTTCCTCGTCGAGGGTCTCGACAACGACGAGCGGGTGCTGTTCGTCCACGGCGAGGAGTCGCGCGAGAACCTGCTGACGAACGCCGCGGCGTTCGGCCTCGACCTCTCGGAGGCCGACTTCCTCGACGTGGGTCCGGAGTCGGAGTTCTTCAAGCGGTCGCAGACGTACGACATCGCGCAACCCGTCGACGTCGACGAGTTCTCGATGATCGCCGACATGCGCGAAGCGATCGAGCGACTCGACCCCGACCGCATCCTCATCGACCCCATCACCCAACTGCAGTACATCGAGCCGACGGAGTACCAGTTCCGCCGGCGGATCATCGCGTTCATGCGCTTCCTCAAGGGGCGGGGGACGACGGTCGTCGCGACGAAGACCGCCAGCGACCAGATGGAAGATCAGCTCATGTCGCTGAGCGACGGGGTGATCTCACTCGAGACGGGCGTCGAGGGCGGGCGAATCTCCGTCCCCAAACACCGCGGCGTGGGGCAACAGGACGGGACCCACGGGATGGAGATCCGAGAGGCGGGCATCGACGTGTACCCCGCGCTCGTCCCGGGAGACCACTCGCGAACGTTCGACCCGGAGCCGCTGTCCTCGGGAGAGCCGAACCTCGACAAACTGTTGGCGGGGGGACTGGAGGAGGGGACGGTGACGATACTCAGCGGTCCCTCGGGCGTCGGGAAGTCCACGACGGCGACGGCGTTCCTCGCGTCCGTCGCGGCGGATGGCGGGGACGCGCTGGCGTACCTGTTCGAGGAGTCGCTGGCGCTGTTCAGCTACCGTGCGGAGTCGTTCGGCATCCCGATCGAGTCGCTACGGGAGTCGGGCCGGCTCACGATCGACACGATCGAACCGCTGAAGCAGTCGCCCGAGGAGTTCGGTCGCCTGGTGCGCACCCAGGTGGAGGCGCGCGACCCGACCCTCGTCGTCATCGACGGAATCGAGGGGTATCGCACCGCCATCAAGGGGGACGAGGAGGCGATCGACCTCCGGCGGAAGCTCCACGCGCTCACCCGCTTCCTGACCAACATGAACGTCTCCGTAATCTTGATCGACGAGCGGAGCGAAGTGATGGGGCTTCCGCGGCCCACCAGCGCGAACCTCAGCTACCTCGCCGACAACATCGTGTTCCAGAACTTCTTCGAGCACAAGGGTGAGCTTCGACGGGCGGTCGGCGTGTTGAAGAAGCGGGTCGGCCCCTTCGAGACGCGACTCCGGGAGTTCGAGATCGGTGGAGACGGGCTCTCCGTGGGCGAGCCGATTCAAGACATGCAGGGAGTCCTCGAGGGGTCGCTGCAAGTCGATGACGCCTCCGATCACGGAGCGAAATGA
- a CDS encoding 2-oxoacid:ferredoxin oxidoreductase subunit beta, with translation MSSQVRFTDFKSDKQPTWCPGCGDFGTMNGMMKALAETGNDPDNTFVVAGIGCSGKIGTYMHSYAIHGVHGRALPVGAGVKMANPDLEVMVAGGDGDGYSIGAGHFVHAVRRNVDMSYVVMDNRIYGLTKGQASPTSREDFETSTTPEGPQQPPVNPLALALASGATFIAQSFSSDALRHQEIVQKAIEHDGFGFVNVFSPCVTFNDVDTYDYFRDSLVDLAETDYDPTDREAAKEKVLDADKEYMGVLYQDEDSVPYEETHGLDSNMSEIDHDGAPEGAMDLVREFY, from the coding sequence ATGAGTTCCCAGGTCAGGTTCACCGACTTCAAATCGGACAAGCAGCCCACGTGGTGTCCCGGATGCGGCGACTTCGGGACGATGAACGGCATGATGAAGGCGCTCGCGGAGACGGGCAACGACCCCGACAACACGTTCGTGGTCGCCGGCATCGGCTGTTCGGGCAAGATCGGCACGTACATGCACAGCTACGCCATCCACGGCGTCCACGGTCGCGCGCTCCCGGTCGGCGCGGGCGTGAAGATGGCCAACCCCGACCTCGAAGTGATGGTCGCGGGCGGCGACGGCGACGGCTACTCCATCGGCGCGGGTCACTTCGTCCACGCCGTCCGTCGCAACGTCGACATGAGCTACGTCGTGATGGACAACCGCATCTACGGGCTGACGAAGGGGCAGGCCTCCCCGACCTCGCGCGAGGACTTCGAGACCTCGACGACGCCCGAGGGGCCCCAGCAGCCCCCCGTCAACCCGCTCGCGCTCGCGCTCGCCTCGGGTGCGACGTTCATCGCCCAGTCGTTCTCCAGTGACGCGCTGCGCCACCAGGAGATCGTCCAGAAGGCCATCGAGCACGACGGCTTCGGCTTCGTCAACGTGTTCTCGCCGTGCGTCACGTTCAACGACGTGGACACGTACGACTACTTCCGCGACTCGCTGGTCGACCTGGCGGAGACGGACTACGACCCGACCGACCGCGAGGCGGCCAAGGAGAAAGTCCTCGACGCCGACAAGGAGTACATGGGTGTGCTCTACCAGGACGAGGACTCCGTGCCGTACGAGGAGACCCACGGTCTCGACTCCAACATGAGCGAGATCGACCACGACGGCGCCCCCGAGGGCGCGATGGATCTGGTCCGCGAGTTCTACTAA